TTGATTAATCTGTCCattttttggttcggtttattGAACTGCAAGCAAACAGAAATCAAATCCCCGCAATCAGAAGAATCTCGAAATAAAAGACCAAACCGTTGTTAGGCTTTGTGCATTTgctttttggttttgtttggtttttctgattaaaaaaaaagaaatattggAATTGTCTCGAAAAATcagtaaaaatatcaaaaattcagttaatgttttttaaaaaatctgtaTCCAATTTATTTCCGATTcagttaatttttaaatattgtttagataaaaatatcaaataatttgaatttttagattatcaataatttaaataatcatatattttcttacaagGGTATAGATATCTGTAACTTTTagttgttgttttgtttttttttctttttgatatctGTAAAAACCTTTGTGTGTAAATTAACAAAATGGATAACTGAAGGGGTAATTTTGTAAATAGTATCTATGTCcgtactcttcttcttcttcttgtcttcacCGTCTCTTAACGACGGTTGCACTTTTAGATTATCCGTTAAACCTCTCTGCTTTAACATCTCGTTCTCTTTTCGCTCTCTTTACGAGAAGAACTCCGTTCTCGAGAAAGCTAGTAGCTTCAGACGATTTCATCGAAAGATCTCGATCAGTCTCTTCCTATTTCTCCCCTGCTTCGCAAACCCTAGGGAAAGACAATGAAGTTTGATTTCACTCTTCAATTTTGATCTGTAAGTTCTGATTACATCGTAATCGTTCTAGTTTTTGGAAATTTAGGAAGTGGGTTGGTGAATTACATCTTAAAGTTTTGACCTTTCAATCTCATTCTccgattaaaaaatataatttgacgATTGGATTAGGATGTGGGAAAGTGACGTTCTTTCTTTCAGTCTGGAACAGGTTTTGTTGGAGCTAACCAAAGAGACAAAAGAAAGATGTCGAGGCCGATCATGCTTGTCTTTCTACTGGTTATACTTATAGTCACTTCTCAGTTTGAATGGAGGCAACCGCTACTTGAGCTTGATGCTGCTCCTAGCTTGTCTCAGAAACACCAGCAGATTGCAAAGAGGGAAGATGCTGTCAAAGAGAAGGTACACACactcattttgatttttaactCTTCACTCTGTGTGTGTTCACATTCAGAAGTTGTGGCTTCTGTGATACCTGAATTGGTTTTTGTGACTATTGACTTATGGACTAGTGTAACATCACGTGAGATATGCACGAATTGAGTAAAAATTCGGTTATCTTATAATGTTCTAATTCTAAGAGGTTCATCGTATATGTATGTATTATGGAACATTTTGGACCAATCAGTTTCTGGACTTTTTGTCTTGTCTTTCTGCGTTTATTCTTGGCATTGAGATGCTTATAATTTCACTAGACTCTGCACAGTGACTGATTAGAACTTTTAATTTTTCGTTGAACTATTGGTTTGAGCcctctattgttttttttttcagattaaCATCAAGTAGTTAAGGTTATTGTGGAGTGAAATAGTATAAAAACATCTTTGTCTTGCAACCTCCTATTATGCAAATGCATATTGTCCTGTTCTGACCCTTCATCTTGTCACTTTGTTATTTTTGTCCATTGTTACAGATCATCTTGTCACAAGAGAGACATATCCAGAGGCTAAATGAGCTTGTACGAACTCTTCAAATGCAGTTGCTGCGTTGCAAAGGACAAGAGAACCAGACAAGAAACGCCACTGAAACCTCCCGTCTCAGCAAGCAGCAGTTCATTGAGCTCGAGAGGAAACACATTGTGGAAGACTAGTTTTTCATCCCATTACAACAACTCTTATAAATAACATGAATGGTGCACGTAAACGcggtaggaaaaaaaaaactgaaaattcctCTCTAAAGTTCCAAACTGCAAActgttgtattttatttatgttgtgTTAACATGTTCCTGCAAATTTGATCACAAGGATTGTCTTAATCTTATGACGAAGATTGAGATATTCAAATTGTAATCAGAGAATTTGGGTACTTGTAGTATCTTTTCATATGGCTTGATGGTATTATTAGCTAATCTATGTGTGTATCTGTTTGCATAGTCAACCTTTGGTTTGTTGTTTGGGTTTTACTTTGACTAAACTAAGATAACAAAGTCTAAGATGACAAAGACAATCTTATGTCATATGAATCTTCCATATTATTTGcaacttctttttttggttcCATGGTTCCATCAGTCAAGACCCTAAATATCACCTACCGTATTCCATCATTTTCCaagtcaatattttttttttgcgcaACAAGAAACTTCATATTAGGAGATTAAGCGAAATGGGCTACAGGAGCGTTTTGGATACAAAGATGGGCTTTTGCGATCGAGTCCGCAGGCCCGTTAGAAAGCctagagcaaaaagaaaaaagacagaAAGAGAAGGCTGAGGAAATCGAATCGACGTCCGACAGAACACCGTAGAGATCTGTCGGTCTCCGCTTCGTGTTGATCGCTGCGACGAGCGCTTGAGCATCTGATCGAAGCCAGATTGAAGTGATCCCGAGAGAGAGAGCGTGGAGGAGGGCTTCCCGTATAGCTAGGGCTTCCGCCATGATTGCCGAAGATACATGCAGGAAGGATTGCCCCCCTCTTCCTATTTCAGGAGCAGCGGATCCATCCTCTGCTTTGATGATCCAGCCAACCCCTGCGATACCTGAGGAGGAGAGCCAAGCCCCATCCGTATGACAGACGAAGGTCCTCGGTGGGAGAACGGGAGTCGGTGGGATCCTGGCGGATCGCTGAACCGGGGGATCCGGGGGAGGTTGTGCTCGCTCCCATTCCTGTGCTGCCTGTAGCGCTTTTGTAACGATGCTGCGCGAGCTTGAGGGTCGCTTGTCGAAGATTAGTTGATTCCGGTTCAACCAGATGAACCAACAAATCCAAGGGAAGATGTTGATCGTGATACCCACCGGTGGGAGGTTACGCCAAGTGGTGGAGTGAGATAGCACCTCCGCAAAGGAGCTACTCATAGACGGATCGATGGCTGCTTCCCAAGGTGCCAACTGCCAAATTTCGTGCACAAATTGACATCGAAGGAACAGGTGATCAGTTGTCTCCAGTTCCCCACAACGAGGACAGAGCGTGTTTGCTAATAAGCCCCTCTTTTGCAGGTTCTCTCCTGTCGGCAGCGCTCCTTGGATGATCTTCCACATGAAAAGCTTCAATTTTGGCGACATCTTTGGCTTCCAAATGAGCTTCTTCCATTCGAAAGGGATCGGGGGCAGTGAAGAAGACGATGAGGAGACTAGAGATTGGGCTCCTGAGAAATAACCGGACTTCGTGGTGTACTCGCCCGACGGATGTAGCGGCCAGATGAAGGCGTCCTCATTATTCAAAACACTCGGTCTAATACGCAGAATAAGGTGAGCCATCTCAGGCAGTATATTGTTGATTTTCGCGAGGTTCCATTCTCTGGATTCAGTAGCTAGGAGGTCTGCAACTAGGAGGTCTTGATCATGTTCTGTCGATGGGCCGAAAGGTCGTAGATTGTCGCTAGGGCTAATCCAGGAGTCGCTCCAAACTCTAGTAGAAGTTCCATTACCAATTGCTTTGCCTAGGTGAGCTAGTAGTAGATCTCTACCCCATAAGATACCTTTCCAACCATGTGAAGATTCGGTTTTGACTGCAGTAGATAGAAATTCTTGATTATGACAGTACTTCCCATAGAGAACCCGGGCCAACAGACAGGTTGGTTTCTTTAGAATTCTCCACGCTATTTTAGCTAGTAAAGCTTGGTTAAATAGCTGAACATCTCTAAAGCCCAAACCCCCAATGCTTTTAGGCTTAGTCATTTTATCCCAAGCTATCCAGCAGATTTTCCTTTCACCGTTACTATTATCCCACCAGAAACGCACCAGGACTGATTGAATTCTGTTGCATAATCCCACAGGTAACTGGAAGCAAGACATTGCATAGGATGGGATGGCGGAGAGGACAGACTGAAGCATCGTCATTTTACCGGCAGTTGATAAGAAGCGCGTGGACCAACTCACTGCTTTCTGCTTCATACGGTCTACGATAGATGAGAAGAGGTCACTCTTCTTCCTGCCGAAGTGTTCAGGTAGGCCTAAATACT
This genomic stretch from Raphanus sativus cultivar WK10039 chromosome 3, ASM80110v3, whole genome shotgun sequence harbors:
- the LOC108844698 gene encoding uncharacterized protein LOC108844698, translated to MSRPIMLVFLLVILIVTSQFEWRQPLLELDAAPSLSQKHQQIAKREDAVKEKIILSQERHIQRLNELVRTLQMQLLRCKGQENQTRNATETSRLSKQQFIELERKHIVED